Proteins encoded by one window of Azoarcus sp. PA01:
- a CDS encoding NAD(P)/FAD-dependent oxidoreductase translates to MAELNFDVIVIGAGAAGMMCAAEAGRRGRKVLIIDHAEKLAEKIRISGGGRCNFTNRRVGPENFLSRNPHFARSALARYGSAPFIELVERHGIRYHERNLGQLFCDDSAQQIIDMLRAECEDGDVRFAMPLRVDAVAREEDALARFAVDTPQGRYACTSLVIASGGLSIPKIGATPFGYRIAEQFGIPIVPPRPALVPLTLPPETLQRFASLAGSSLDIEAQCNGGRFREAALITHRGLSGPVVLQVSSYWQAQAYDDEDWAPVCFNLLPGLDAQAWLEQHAGERGLLANLLAERLPRRFAHAWCALHGWERPLNQFRPAELKAVATALSAWEIVPSGTQGYAKAEVTLGGVDTRALSSKTMEATACKGLHFVGEVMDITGHLGGFNFQWAWSSGHAAGQFV, encoded by the coding sequence TTGGCGGAACTGAATTTCGATGTGATCGTGATCGGTGCCGGGGCAGCCGGCATGATGTGCGCAGCCGAAGCGGGCCGGCGCGGGCGCAAGGTGCTGATCATCGATCACGCCGAAAAACTCGCAGAGAAGATTCGCATCTCGGGGGGCGGCCGCTGCAACTTCACGAATCGCCGTGTCGGGCCGGAAAACTTCCTGTCGCGCAATCCGCATTTCGCCCGTTCCGCGCTGGCGCGTTACGGCTCCGCCCCGTTCATCGAACTCGTCGAGCGCCACGGCATTCGCTATCACGAGCGCAATCTCGGCCAACTCTTCTGCGACGACTCGGCGCAGCAGATCATCGACATGCTGCGGGCCGAGTGCGAAGACGGCGACGTGCGCTTCGCGATGCCGCTGCGGGTCGACGCGGTCGCGCGCGAGGAAGACGCGCTCGCCCGCTTCGCGGTCGATACGCCGCAGGGACGATATGCGTGCACGAGCCTCGTGATCGCGTCCGGCGGGCTGTCGATTCCGAAAATCGGCGCCACGCCGTTTGGTTACCGCATCGCCGAACAGTTCGGCATTCCGATCGTGCCGCCTCGCCCGGCGCTGGTGCCGCTGACGCTGCCGCCGGAGACGCTGCAGCGCTTCGCGTCGCTTGCCGGCTCGTCGCTGGACATCGAGGCGCAGTGCAACGGCGGACGCTTTCGCGAAGCCGCGCTGATCACCCACCGCGGCCTGTCGGGCCCGGTCGTGCTGCAGGTGTCGAGCTACTGGCAGGCGCAGGCGTACGACGACGAGGACTGGGCGCCGGTATGTTTCAACCTGCTGCCCGGACTCGACGCCCAGGCCTGGCTCGAGCAGCACGCGGGCGAGCGCGGGCTGCTCGCGAACCTCCTCGCCGAGCGCCTGCCGCGGCGCTTCGCGCACGCGTGGTGCGCATTGCACGGCTGGGAGCGGCCGCTCAACCAGTTCCGCCCGGCCGAGCTGAAGGCCGTCGCCACCGCCTTGTCGGCCTGGGAGATCGTGCCGTCCGGCACGCAGGGCTACGCGAAGGCGGAAGTGACGCTCGGCGGCGTCGATACCCGCGCGCTGTCGTCGAAAACGATGGAGGCGACCGCGTGCAAGGGGCTCCATTTCGTCGGCGAAGTGATGGACATCACCGGCCATCTCGGCGGCTTCAATTTCCAGTGGGCGTGGTCTTCCGGGCACGCGGCCGGCCAGTTCGTGTGA
- a CDS encoding antiporter, producing MAPAKLRPIAATPGAAGVSPGERPRGPDIAEWHPEDAQFWAREGSRIANRNLWISIPSLLCGFAVWLMWGIITVQMANAGFPFTPDQLFSIAAISGLSGATLRIPASFFIRLCGGRNTVWLTTTLLLIPALGTGIALQDQSTPLWVFQLMALLSGIGGGNFACSMANISTFFPKRLQGTALGLNAGLGNFGVTTSQILIPAVMTLGLFGALGGDAIPLAKDSATLIGKIAAGTPTYVQNAGFVWLLLLVPLAVIGWFGLNNLKTVSPNIGSTGAAMGRILLMYGIALAVSALGLYLYLPAPNGSGLLAGNGMWIVLPLVIFGTLFALKAVATGEMKTNLNKQFAIFGNKHTWSMTALYVVTFGSFIGFSMALPLSITVIFGNTHVFDTATNAWVHAKNPNAPSALMYAWIGPFVGALIRPVGGWISDKLGGSIVTQVISVVLVGASAVTGYVMHLAYQSATPESYFLAFMLLFILLFAASGIGNGSTFRTVGFVFDQDQRGPVLGWTSAVAAYGSFIAPVVIGGQIKAGTPENAMYGFAVFYAACLVLNWWFYLRKNAYIRNP from the coding sequence ATGGCACCTGCAAAACTGCGTCCGATTGCCGCGACTCCGGGAGCCGCCGGCGTAAGCCCGGGAGAGCGTCCGCGCGGTCCGGACATCGCCGAATGGCATCCCGAGGATGCGCAGTTCTGGGCGCGCGAAGGCAGCCGCATCGCGAACCGCAACCTGTGGATCTCGATCCCCAGCCTGCTGTGCGGCTTCGCCGTGTGGCTGATGTGGGGCATCATCACGGTGCAGATGGCCAACGCGGGCTTCCCCTTCACGCCCGACCAGCTGTTCTCGATCGCGGCGATCTCGGGCCTGTCCGGGGCGACGCTGCGCATCCCGGCCTCCTTTTTCATCCGCCTGTGCGGCGGCCGCAACACGGTGTGGCTGACGACCACGCTGCTGCTCATCCCGGCCCTCGGCACCGGCATCGCGCTGCAGGACCAGAGCACGCCGCTGTGGGTCTTCCAGCTGATGGCGCTGCTGTCCGGTATCGGCGGCGGCAACTTCGCCTGCTCGATGGCGAACATCAGCACGTTCTTCCCGAAGCGCCTGCAGGGCACGGCACTGGGGCTGAACGCCGGCCTCGGCAACTTCGGCGTGACGACCTCGCAGATCCTGATCCCCGCAGTGATGACGCTGGGCCTGTTCGGCGCGCTCGGCGGCGACGCGATCCCGCTCGCCAAGGATTCCGCGACGCTGATCGGCAAGATCGCCGCCGGCACCCCGACCTATGTGCAGAACGCCGGCTTCGTATGGCTGCTGCTGCTCGTGCCGCTCGCGGTGATCGGCTGGTTCGGCCTGAACAACCTCAAGACCGTGTCGCCGAACATCGGCTCGACCGGTGCGGCGATGGGCCGGATCCTGCTGATGTACGGCATCGCGCTCGCCGTCTCCGCCCTCGGCCTATACCTCTACCTGCCGGCGCCCAACGGCTCGGGGCTGCTCGCCGGCAACGGCATGTGGATCGTGCTGCCGCTGGTGATCTTCGGCACGCTGTTCGCGCTGAAAGCGGTCGCGACCGGCGAGATGAAGACGAACCTGAACAAGCAGTTCGCGATTTTCGGCAACAAGCACACGTGGTCGATGACCGCGCTCTACGTCGTGACTTTCGGCTCGTTCATCGGCTTCTCGATGGCGCTGCCGCTGTCGATCACGGTGATCTTCGGCAACACGCACGTGTTCGATACGGCGACCAACGCGTGGGTGCATGCGAAGAACCCGAACGCACCTTCCGCGCTGATGTACGCGTGGATCGGCCCCTTCGTCGGCGCGCTGATCCGCCCGGTCGGCGGCTGGATCTCCGACAAGCTCGGCGGCTCGATCGTCACGCAAGTGATCTCGGTCGTGCTCGTCGGCGCATCGGCAGTGACCGGCTACGTGATGCATCTCGCCTACCAGTCGGCGACGCCCGAGAGCTACTTCCTCGCCTTCATGCTGCTTTTCATCCTGCTGTTCGCGGCGTCCGGCATCGGCAACGGCTCGACCTTCCGCACCGTCGGCTTCGTCTTCGACCAGGACCAGCGCGGCCCGGTACTCGGCTGGACCTCAGCGGTCGCGGCCTACGGTTCCTTCATCGCGCCGGTCGTCATCGGCGGGCAGATCAAGGCCGGCACGCCGGAAAACGCGATGTACGGCTTCGCGGTGTTCTACGCGGCGTGCCTTGTCCTCAACTGGTGGTTCTATCTGCGCAAGAACGCCTACATCCGCAACCCCTGA
- a CDS encoding hemerythrin domain-containing protein, producing MNDITTLMSHDHRSCDESFARAETAIARGKWDEGTAELEKFIAELETHFTAEESILFPRFESVTGMTEGPTKVMRGEHADMREAVERMRDAVARRDKDDYAGEAETLLILMQQHNMKEENVLYPMCDAQLAGENLPPTLAKQLGREQAA from the coding sequence ATGAACGACATCACCACGCTTATGAGCCACGACCACCGCAGCTGCGACGAATCCTTCGCCCGGGCTGAAACCGCGATCGCGCGCGGCAAGTGGGATGAGGGGACTGCCGAACTGGAAAAATTCATCGCCGAACTCGAAACGCATTTCACCGCCGAGGAATCGATCCTCTTCCCGCGTTTCGAATCCGTCACCGGCATGACCGAAGGCCCGACCAAAGTGATGCGCGGCGAGCACGCGGACATGCGCGAAGCGGTCGAGCGCATGCGCGACGCGGTGGCCCGGCGCGACAAGGACGACTACGCGGGCGAAGCCGAAACGCTGCTGATCCTGATGCAGCAGCACAACATGAAGGAAGAGAACGTTCTTTACCCGATGTGTGACGCGCAGCTTGCCGGGGAAAACCTCCCGCCCACGCTCGCGAAGCAGCTGGGCCGCGAACAGGCAGCATGA
- a CDS encoding DUF2249 domain-containing protein: MKQVIDARGLEPPQPFELVMEAIADLRPGEGVKLLLDRMPYPLFRILDRDRYRYESRVRDDGVVEIDIVAP, translated from the coding sequence ATGAAGCAGGTCATCGATGCGCGGGGGCTCGAGCCCCCACAGCCTTTCGAACTCGTCATGGAGGCGATCGCCGACCTGCGGCCCGGGGAAGGCGTGAAGCTGCTCCTCGATCGCATGCCCTATCCACTGTTCCGCATCCTCGACCGCGACCGCTATCGCTATGAGAGCCGGGTTCGCGACGACGGTGTGGTCGAAATCGACATCGTCGCCCCATGA
- a CDS encoding nitrate reductase subunit alpha has product MSHFLDRLKFFDKVKDTFAGGHGIVTNEDRNWEDAYRNRWRHDKVVRSTHGVNCTGGCSWKIFVKNGLVSFEMQQTDYPRTREDLPNHEPRGCQRGASFSWYLYSPHRIKHPMIRGRLLELYRAERKTGKDPVEAWAAIQADNAKRDQYITVRGLGGFVRTDWQEVNEIIAAANIYTIKKWGPDRIYGFSPIPAMSMISYAAGARYLSLIGAACGSFYDWYCDLPAASPQTWGEQTDVPEAADWYNSTYIIITGANLPMTRTPDAHFATEVRYKGTKIVSMAPDYAEYVKFADLWMPVKQGTDAAAFLAMGHVALKEYFIDRQDPYFAEYARKYTDLPMQVILRPFGDGYVSDRNLRAIDFEGSLGEANNPDWKTIVYDARTKAYVAPNGSIGFRWGEEGKWNLLAKNAATQDEIEAELSCIEASDEVVPVGFPHFQPGEPGLLYRNVPVRKLTLASGETVYVTSVFDMQVAQYGIDRGLGGDNVARSYDDSSVAYTPAWAAKVTGVKAADIERTGREFASNASKTRGKSMIIMGAAINHWYHNDMQYRSIMNLLHMCGCVGQSGGGWAHYVGQEKLRPQAGWAPIAFATDWQRPPRHQNSTSYWYFHTDQWRYEAVDADELLQPAAKGKYKGYKLADYNVVATRLGWLPSAPHFNRNPLELVASAEKAGAKDEAGVAQYIVDELKSGKLDVAFADPDAPENWPRNLFVWRANLIGSSAKGHEYFLKHLLGAQNGVLQEGGDGAGTKEVKWHGEAPVGKLDLMVDINFRLNSTGAYSDIILPTATWYEKNDLNTTDMHPFIHPLSEAVTPGWESKSDWQIFRTIAKTFSDLAEKHLGVVKDIVALPMQHDSPFELAQPMGGIKDWKRGECEPVPGKTLPLLKLVERDFANTYRKYIALGPLMTKLGNNVKGIDWNTDQEYEELKKCNYTVKLPGISFGMPSLEEDISVCDAVMRMAPETNGEVAHKSWSALSKKTGIDHHHLYAGRHEDKITFRDIQAQPRKIITAPTWSGIESETVSYTAGYTNIHEHIPFRTLTGRAHFYQDHEWFLDFGEGFCAYRPPVDMKAHNVIPDSVRRKPHLTLSWITPHSKWGIHSSYQDNLRMLSLFRGGPYVWVSEDDAKEIGLSDNDWVEAINANGATMARAVVSQRVPRGMALMYHAQEKTVNVPGSPSTGKRGGILNSVTRVIVKPTNMVGGYAQLAYSFNYYGTVGCQRDEVVVLHKVADQDIDWLERPLTPEREQQRNPAGVGPR; this is encoded by the coding sequence ATGAGTCATTTTCTCGACCGACTGAAGTTCTTCGACAAGGTGAAGGACACCTTCGCCGGCGGCCACGGCATCGTCACGAACGAAGATCGCAACTGGGAAGACGCCTACCGCAACCGGTGGCGTCACGACAAGGTCGTGCGTTCGACGCACGGCGTGAACTGCACCGGCGGCTGTTCGTGGAAGATCTTCGTCAAGAACGGTCTGGTGTCGTTCGAGATGCAGCAGACCGACTACCCGCGCACGCGTGAAGACCTGCCGAACCACGAACCCCGCGGTTGCCAGCGCGGCGCATCGTTCTCGTGGTACCTCTATTCGCCGCATCGCATCAAGCATCCGATGATCCGCGGCCGGCTGCTCGAGCTGTATCGCGCCGAGCGCAAGACGGGCAAGGATCCGGTCGAAGCGTGGGCAGCGATCCAGGCCGACAACGCCAAGCGCGACCAGTACATCACCGTGCGCGGTCTCGGCGGGTTCGTGCGCACCGACTGGCAGGAAGTCAACGAGATCATCGCCGCGGCGAACATCTACACGATCAAGAAGTGGGGTCCGGACCGCATCTACGGCTTCTCGCCGATCCCGGCGATGTCGATGATCTCCTACGCGGCCGGTGCGCGCTACCTGTCGCTGATCGGCGCCGCGTGCGGCTCGTTCTACGACTGGTACTGTGACCTGCCGGCGGCGAGCCCGCAGACCTGGGGCGAGCAGACCGACGTGCCCGAAGCGGCCGACTGGTACAACTCGACCTACATCATCATCACCGGCGCGAACCTGCCGATGACGCGCACCCCCGACGCCCACTTCGCTACCGAAGTGCGCTACAAAGGCACGAAGATCGTGTCGATGGCGCCGGACTACGCGGAATACGTGAAGTTCGCCGACCTGTGGATGCCGGTCAAGCAGGGCACCGACGCAGCCGCGTTCCTCGCGATGGGCCACGTCGCGCTGAAGGAATACTTCATCGACCGCCAGGACCCCTACTTCGCCGAATACGCGCGCAAGTACACCGACTTGCCGATGCAGGTGATCCTGCGTCCGTTCGGCGACGGCTACGTGTCGGACCGCAACCTGCGCGCGATCGACTTCGAAGGCAGCCTCGGCGAAGCGAACAACCCCGACTGGAAGACGATCGTCTACGACGCACGCACCAAGGCGTACGTCGCGCCGAACGGCTCGATCGGCTTCCGCTGGGGCGAGGAAGGCAAGTGGAACCTGCTGGCGAAGAACGCCGCGACGCAGGACGAGATCGAAGCCGAGCTGTCGTGCATCGAGGCCAGCGACGAAGTCGTGCCGGTCGGTTTCCCGCACTTCCAGCCGGGTGAACCGGGCCTGCTGTACCGCAACGTGCCGGTGCGCAAGCTGACGCTCGCGTCGGGCGAAACCGTGTATGTCACTTCGGTGTTCGACATGCAGGTCGCGCAGTACGGCATCGACCGCGGCCTCGGCGGCGACAACGTCGCCCGCTCGTACGACGACTCGTCGGTTGCCTACACTCCCGCGTGGGCAGCGAAAGTCACTGGCGTCAAGGCCGCCGACATCGAGCGTACCGGTCGCGAGTTCGCCAGCAACGCGTCGAAGACGCGCGGCAAGTCGATGATCATCATGGGCGCGGCGATCAACCACTGGTACCACAACGACATGCAGTACCGGTCGATCATGAACCTGCTGCACATGTGCGGCTGTGTCGGTCAGAGCGGCGGTGGCTGGGCGCACTACGTCGGTCAGGAGAAGCTGCGTCCGCAGGCCGGCTGGGCACCGATCGCGTTCGCGACCGACTGGCAGCGTCCGCCGCGCCACCAGAACTCGACGTCGTACTGGTATTTCCACACCGACCAGTGGCGCTACGAAGCGGTCGACGCCGACGAGCTGCTGCAGCCGGCGGCGAAGGGCAAGTACAAGGGCTACAAGCTCGCCGACTACAACGTCGTCGCCACCCGCCTGGGCTGGCTGCCGTCGGCGCCGCACTTCAACCGCAACCCGCTCGAACTCGTCGCCTCGGCCGAGAAGGCCGGCGCGAAGGACGAGGCCGGAGTCGCGCAGTACATCGTCGATGAGCTCAAGTCCGGCAAGCTCGACGTCGCGTTCGCCGATCCGGACGCGCCGGAAAACTGGCCGCGCAACCTCTTCGTGTGGCGCGCGAACCTCATCGGCTCGTCGGCGAAAGGTCACGAGTACTTCCTCAAGCACCTGCTCGGTGCGCAGAACGGCGTGTTGCAGGAAGGCGGCGACGGCGCCGGCACGAAGGAAGTGAAGTGGCACGGCGAAGCTCCGGTCGGCAAGCTCGACCTGATGGTGGACATCAACTTCCGCCTGAACTCGACCGGCGCCTACTCGGACATCATCCTGCCGACGGCCACGTGGTACGAGAAGAACGACCTCAACACCACCGACATGCATCCGTTCATCCACCCGCTGTCGGAAGCCGTGACGCCGGGCTGGGAGTCGAAGTCGGACTGGCAGATTTTCCGCACGATCGCGAAGACCTTCTCCGACCTCGCCGAGAAGCACCTGGGCGTCGTCAAGGACATCGTCGCGCTGCCGATGCAGCATGACTCGCCGTTCGAACTGGCGCAGCCGATGGGCGGCATCAAGGACTGGAAGCGCGGCGAATGCGAGCCGGTTCCGGGCAAGACGCTGCCGCTGCTCAAGCTCGTCGAACGCGATTTCGCGAACACCTATCGCAAGTACATTGCGCTGGGGCCGCTGATGACCAAGCTCGGCAACAACGTCAAGGGCATCGACTGGAACACCGATCAGGAATACGAAGAGCTCAAGAAGTGCAACTACACGGTGAAGCTGCCGGGTATCTCGTTCGGCATGCCGTCGCTCGAGGAAGACATCTCGGTGTGCGATGCGGTGATGCGCATGGCGCCGGAAACCAACGGTGAAGTCGCGCACAAGTCGTGGTCGGCGCTGTCGAAGAAGACCGGCATCGACCATCACCACCTGTATGCCGGCCGCCACGAGGACAAGATCACGTTCCGCGACATCCAGGCCCAGCCGCGCAAGATCATCACTGCGCCGACGTGGTCCGGGATCGAGTCGGAGACGGTCAGCTACACCGCCGGCTACACGAACATCCATGAGCACATCCCGTTCCGCACGCTGACCGGCCGCGCCCACTTCTACCAGGATCACGAGTGGTTCCTCGACTTCGGCGAAGGCTTCTGCGCCTATCGTCCGCCGGTCGATATGAAGGCGCACAACGTGATTCCCGACTCGGTGCGCCGCAAGCCGCACCTGACGCTGTCGTGGATCACGCCGCACTCCAAGTGGGGTATCCACTCGTCGTACCAGGACAACCTGCGCATGCTGTCGCTGTTCCGTGGCGGCCCGTACGTGTGGGTGTCGGAAGACGATGCGAAGGAAATCGGCCTGAGCGACAACGACTGGGTCGAGGCGATCAACGCGAACGGCGCGACGATGGCGCGTGCCGTGGTGTCGCAGCGCGTGCCGCGCGGCATGGCGCTGATGTACCACGCCCAGGAAAAGACGGTGAATGTCCCCGGCTCGCCTTCGACCGGCAAGCGCGGCGGCATCCTGAACTCGGTGACGCGCGTGATCGTCAAGCCGACCAACATGGTCGGCGGCTACGCCCAGCTCGCGTACAGCTTCAACTACTACGGTACGGTGGGCTGCCAGCGTGACGAGGTGGTCGTGCTGCACAAGGTCGCGGATCAGGACATCGACTGGCTGGAACGGCCGCTGACGCCGGAACGCGAGCAGCAGCGGAATCCGGCCGGAGTGGGCCCACGGTAA
- a CDS encoding NarK/NasA family nitrate transporter — protein sequence MPSQRQKQFSVLVMSTTAFTMCFAAWMLFAVIGIPIKAQLGLNETQFGLLAATPVLTGSLVRLPLGLLTDKFGGRVVFFLLMLATVVPIYLISEATQYWQFLVAGLFVGLVGGSFSVGIAYCARWFERKNQGFAMGVFGAGNSGAALTKFIAPALVVAYGWQFVPQAFAAAMLIIAIAFWFFTYDDPKHRVSSSVKFSDQLRVLKNPRVWKYCQYYSIVFGGYVALALWMTKYYVAEFGLGLETAALLAACFSLPGGVLRAVGGWFSDRFGAHKVTWWVMWVSWVCLFLLSYPHTEFTIMTVAGPKTFAIHHNVWFFTVLMFTVGVAWAFGKASVFKYISDEFPHDIGAVSGIVGLVGGLGGFLLPIMFGALLDLTGVRSSAFMLLYGVTWVSLIWMYWTEVRRTDVMHGGEADVLHGGTAPVAATK from the coding sequence ATGCCCTCACAACGTCAAAAGCAGTTCTCGGTTCTGGTGATGAGCACCACGGCATTCACGATGTGCTTTGCCGCGTGGATGCTGTTCGCCGTGATCGGCATTCCGATCAAGGCGCAGTTGGGCCTCAATGAAACCCAGTTCGGCCTGCTCGCGGCGACCCCCGTGCTGACCGGATCGCTGGTGCGTCTGCCGCTGGGACTGCTGACCGACAAGTTCGGCGGCCGGGTGGTGTTCTTCCTGCTGATGCTCGCGACGGTCGTGCCGATCTACCTGATCAGCGAAGCAACGCAATACTGGCAGTTCCTGGTCGCCGGCCTGTTCGTCGGACTGGTCGGCGGTTCGTTCTCGGTCGGCATCGCGTACTGCGCGCGGTGGTTCGAGCGCAAGAACCAGGGCTTCGCGATGGGCGTGTTCGGCGCCGGCAACTCGGGCGCGGCGCTGACGAAGTTCATCGCCCCGGCGCTGGTCGTTGCCTACGGCTGGCAGTTCGTCCCGCAGGCGTTCGCCGCGGCGATGCTGATCATCGCGATCGCGTTCTGGTTCTTCACGTACGACGATCCGAAGCACCGCGTTTCGTCGAGCGTGAAGTTCTCCGACCAGCTGCGCGTGCTGAAGAATCCGCGCGTGTGGAAATACTGCCAGTACTACTCGATCGTTTTCGGCGGCTATGTCGCGCTGGCGCTGTGGATGACGAAATACTACGTCGCGGAATTCGGCCTCGGCCTCGAGACCGCGGCGCTGCTGGCGGCCTGTTTCTCGCTGCCGGGCGGCGTGCTGCGTGCGGTCGGCGGCTGGTTCTCGGACCGCTTCGGCGCGCACAAGGTCACCTGGTGGGTGATGTGGGTGTCCTGGGTGTGCCTGTTCCTGCTGTCCTACCCGCATACCGAATTCACGATCATGACGGTCGCCGGTCCGAAGACTTTCGCGATCCATCACAACGTCTGGTTCTTCACCGTGCTGATGTTCACCGTCGGCGTCGCATGGGCCTTCGGCAAGGCCTCGGTGTTCAAGTACATCTCGGACGAGTTCCCGCACGACATCGGCGCGGTATCGGGAATCGTCGGTCTGGTCGGCGGACTGGGCGGCTTCCTGCTGCCGATCATGTTCGGCGCGCTGCTCGACCTGACCGGCGTGCGCTCGAGCGCGTTCATGCTGCTCTACGGCGTGACGTGGGTCTCGCTGATCTGGATGTACTGGACCGAAGTGCGCCGCACCGACGTGATGCACGGCGGCGAGGCGGATGTGCTGCACGGCGGCACCGCGCCCGTGGCTGCAACGAAGTGA